The Streptococcus parasanguinis genomic sequence GGTTTGAGCCTTTTCTTCGTCTCCCGCTAAGATATCATTGACGTCGCTATAGGTCATTCGGAAGGTTGTATTGATCACTGTTTGGGTAATGGTATGCTTGACGACCTTGCCATGAGGATCGATCTCCATGATGGCAGACTGGGTCAGGCGGTCCACATTCGGATTTAAAGAACAGATCCCATTGGAGAGACGCTCTGGCAACATGGGTACTACTCGGTCGGTCACATAGACAGAGGTTGCCCGATTTAGAGCTTCCTTGTCGAGTGCTGAACCTTCCTGAACATAATATGAGACATCTGCGATGTGAACCCCCAGCTCAAAGTTGCCGTTCTTGAGTAGCTTGATATGAACAGCATCATCCAAGTCTTTGGCATCTGCCCCATCGATTGTAAAGGTGATCTCCTCTCGCAGATCCAAGCGTCCCTCTAAATCCTTAGCAGACGGTGCATCTGGAACCTGCTCAGCCTCTTTCAGCACTTCTTCTGGAAATTCTGAGACAATGTCCATGGATTCTAACACTTCCAAGACATCGATTCCTGGATCTGTTACATGACCGACCACATCCCGCACAGTCGCCACAAAATAATTGTGCTTGCGGCTCGGGTATTGATCAATTTCGACCTTGAGGATTTCGATCCCTTCCAATTGGATGGCTGGCTTCTTCACATAGATCAGCTGGCTGATCTTTTGATTTTTCGAACGAATGTAGCCGGCATATTTAGGCTTTTCCTCATCCAGGACAATTTGTCCAACTACCGTTTTAATGCTATGCTCCAAGACATCAATAATCTTAGCTTCTGCTGCCGTTCCCTTGTTTCGGTCTGCTACCTTGGTAATGACGATCTCAACGATGTCACCATCGATAGCGTGGTTGACATCATTTCGGCCAACAAAGAGGTCCTCTTCTTCGCCCTCTAAACTGACAAAGCCAAAGCCATTTTTATGGGCATGAAAGATCCCCTTGAGCGTAATGGCTGGGGCCTTCTTTTGAGCCAAACGAAGAGAGCCATCATCTTCGAATTTCAACTCATGACGGCGTTCCATCAGCGAGATGGTTTTGACCAAGTCACGGAAATCCTTAGACCCTTCTTTTCCTAGAGCTGCTGCCAGATCATTGATCTGGGCTTTGTCATGCTCCTGTAAATATTCTTTAATACTTGTTTTCATTGATTTATTTGCTGGTTATCCAGCCTCCTTTTTCTATCTACTTGTGTCTTTGTTTTGCAAAATAAAAATAGGCAAAGACATTGTCTGAGCCTATCTTATCTACTAGAAAGTACCATTAAGATCATCGCGATCAATAACCAAAAGAAGATCATAATAGCTGTTAAACGCTGCATCACGGCTTCAAACCCGCGCGCTTTTGAACGTTCAAACAAGTCATTTGAGCTTGCGTCAAAGACGTTGCTCGATTGGTTTTTTGTTGGTTGCATAAAAATTGCGATAATAATCAATACTGATAATACTAGTAAAATAGTTGTTAATGCTCCGCTCATATTCAAAACTCCTTAAAATCTTCACTATTATACCATGAAAATCATTTTGATTCAATATGTAAGGTTACTTTTCTTTCCTTGGGACAATACTTCAAGACCTCGATCTTTTCAGGATGGGTTTTGGTATTTTTACTGGTCAAATAATTCTGACTCCCACAGCTGGTGCAGGTCAATTGAACTTTAATTCGCACGTACGTCTCTCACTTTCAAATACTTTCTAAATAAGAATAAGAGGAACATCAAATCGGTAAAGGCCAAAAGGGCTGTACCGTAAAATACCCAATGATAGCCAAAATGCATGAAAATACTCGATCCCATCATTGGCCCTAACACGCCACCTAAGTAATAAAAGAGCTGGTTGTAGCTAAAGATCCGAGAAATCCCTTCAGGAGGGGTTAAACGATTCAATAATGCGGAAACTCCAGGTAGTAGGGCTCCTGTCCCGATCCCAAAGAGGAAGCGTAAAATCCCTAATTGCAGGGGTGTTTGCGCTTGGGCACAAAGGATATAGAGACAGCCACTATAGAGAAGGGCGATTAATAAGAGCCGGTGATTCCCGATTCGGTCTCCCAGTTTTCCCATCCAACCTGAAAAAAGCATACTAGAGACTCCCATAGCTGAAACAATCATCCCTGATACGAAGATCAGGTTATCTCTTTGTCCCAAAGCTCGCACATAAAGAGGTAGGATCGGAGAAATAGATTGGGCGATCATTTGAATGGTCATGCTGGTCAAAAAGAGTCCCAAGAGGATATCTTTTTGCTGAATGGACATGAGCAACTGCCAACTGGATTTTTGTTCTTCTTTTGGAAGGGGCTCATACTCTTCCTCGATGCCCCAGAAGGTTAAGAGGGAAACCAAAAATAAGAAAAAACCGACCAAGAGAAAGACATTGCGCATTCCCAAATTTTCAGCAATGAGTCCCCCAA encodes the following:
- the secG gene encoding preprotein translocase subunit SecG; amino-acid sequence: MSGALTTILLVLSVLIIIAIFMQPTKNQSSNVFDASSNDLFERSKARGFEAVMQRLTAIMIFFWLLIAMILMVLSSR
- the rpmG gene encoding 50S ribosomal protein L33, which encodes MRIKVQLTCTSCGSQNYLTSKNTKTHPEKIEVLKYCPKERKVTLHIESK
- a CDS encoding multidrug efflux MFS transporter, which gives rise to MNWRKNLYIAWIGCFFIGASLSLVVPFMALFVEELGVTGKAVPFYAGIAVASSSVTSAIMSPIWGSLADRYGRKPMMLRASIAMTLTMGGIAFVPSVFWLLVLRLLNGVFSGFVPNSTALIASQVPKDQSGYALGTLSTGVVAGTLMGPLIGGLIAENLGMRNVFLLVGFFLFLVSLLTFWGIEEEYEPLPKEEQKSSWQLLMSIQQKDILLGLFLTSMTIQMIAQSISPILPLYVRALGQRDNLIFVSGMIVSAMGVSSMLFSGWMGKLGDRIGNHRLLLIALLYSGCLYILCAQAQTPLQLGILRFLFGIGTGALLPGVSALLNRLTPPEGISRIFSYNQLFYYLGGVLGPMMGSSIFMHFGYHWVFYGTALLAFTDLMFLLFLFRKYLKVRDVRAN